The Acanthochromis polyacanthus isolate Apoly-LR-REF ecotype Palm Island chromosome 2, KAUST_Apoly_ChrSc, whole genome shotgun sequence genome contains a region encoding:
- the LOC127530249 gene encoding UDP-glucuronosyltransferase 2C1-like isoform X6: protein MRLIYCCTALLLLILLPTTCQSGNILVIPVEGSHWINMDILLQALHSRGHNLTIIRGDKSWYIKENSTYYSAYTVQVENSIDKEFILRLVSEMIDFERRAHPLMSFLGSTVGMLGTYLEGHEGVRKIVTTMLDDKELMRKLNDTKFDLVLSDPWWGGGAILAKYLNLPLVYNARWLFGGEGHFAIAPSPTSYVPLTGSVCTDKMTFFQRVKNMILHILTQTQKHLVNQIYQKICDKYLGPNNDFNQLLIDADIWLMRVDFVFEFPRPTMPNVVYMGGFQCKPAKPLPQHLEEFVQSSGEHGVIIMSLGTFVNELPADMANEIAAAFAKLPQKVIWRYKGRRPDTLGNNTLLVDWMPQNDLLGHPKVKVFVAHGGTNGVQEAIYHGVPVVGLPLLFDQFDNLLRLEDRGAAKILTLSTVEKDNNFLKAIQEVLNEPSYRMNMQRLSRLHRDQPITPMDNALFWIEFVMRHKGAAHLKPASLRMSWYSYHSVDVALFLGGAVLLVLLSTFFLIRCLCNAMCKPKVKRE from the coding sequence atgAGGCTGATCTATTGCTGCACTGCTTTGCTGCTGCTCATCCTTCTGCCCACAACCTGTCAAAGTGGCAACATCTTGGTCATTCCTGTCGAAGGCAGTCACTGGATAAATATGGATATTCTCCTTCAAGCTCTGCACTCCAGAGGACACAATCTAACTATCATTCGTGGCGACAAAAGCTGGTACATCAAGGAAAACTCCACTTATTACAGTGCCTACACAGTTCAAGTAGAAAATAGCATAGATAAGGAGTTCATCCTTAGATTGGTTTCCGAGATGATAGACTTTGAACGAAGAGCTCATCCCTTGATGAGTTTTCTTGGTTCAACTGTGGGCATGTTAGGCACATATTTGGAAGGTCATGAAGGTGTGCGTAAAATTGTAACAACGATGCTTGATGACAAAGAGTTGATGAGGAAGCTGAATGACACCAAGTTTGACCTGGTCCTCAGTGACCCCTGGTGGGGAGGTGGAGCCATTTTGGCCAAATATTTGAACCTTCCTTTGGTTTATAATGCTCGCTGGCTGTTTGGTGGTGAAGGTCATTTTGCCATTGCTCCGTCACCCACATCCTATGTTCCGTTAACAGGATCTGTCTGCACTGATAAGATGAccttttttcagagagttaaaaacatgattttacaTATATTAacccaaacacaaaaacatctggtcaatcagatatatcagaaaatatgTGACAAATATCTTGGACCCAATAATGATTTTAACCAGTTATTGATTGATGCAGACATTTGGCTGATGAGAGTGGACTTTGTGTTTGAATTCCCTCGTCCCACAATGCCTAATGTTGTGTACATGGGAGGATTCCAGTGTAAACCTGCAAAACCTCTGCCTCAACATTTAGAGGAGTTTGTGCAGAGTTCTGGAGAGCATGGAGTCATCATCATGTCTCTGGGGACTTTTGTGAATGAACTACCTGCTGACATGGCAAATGAGATCGCTGCAGCTTTTGCTAAACTTCCTCAGAAAGTCATCTGGAGGTATAAAGGCCGCAGACCAGACACTCTGGGCAACAACACTTTATTGGTGGACTGGATGCCTCAGAATGACCTTCTCGGACATCCTAAAGTAAAAGTGTTTGTGGCTCATGGAGGAACAAATGGAGTCCAAGAAGCTATTTATCATGGAGTCCCAGTTGTGGGTCTCCCTTTGTTATTTGACCAATTTGACAACCTGCTCCGACTAgaagacagaggagcagctaAGATTCTTACATTATCTACAGTGGAAAAGGACAACAACTTCCTGAAAGCTATCCAGGAGGTCCTGAATGAACCCTCCTACAGGATGAACATGCAGAGACTGTCCAGGCTGCACAGAGATCAGCCAATAACACCGATGGATAACGCCCTCTTCTGGATCGAGTTTGTCATGAGACACAAAGGTGCAGCTCACCTGAAACCAGCATCACTCAGAATGTCCTGGTATTCCTACCACTCTGTAGACGTAGCTCTGTTCCTGGGTGGAGCTGTGCTGCTCGTGCTTCTATCTACTTTCTTCTTGATTAGATGTTTGTGTAATGCAATGTGTAAACCTAAAGTGAAACGTGAATAA